Proteins encoded together in one Vitis vinifera cultivar Pinot Noir 40024 chromosome 4, ASM3070453v1 window:
- the LOC100268056 gene encoding 17.3 kDa class II heat shock protein, translated as MDLRIMGFDSPLSTLQHMLDGVDDADKPVSAPTRTYVRDAKAMAATPADVKEYPNSYVFIIDMPGLKSGDIKVQVEDDNVLVISGERKREEEKEGAKYVRMERRVGKFMRKFVLPENANTDKISAVCQDGVLTVTVEKLPPPEPKKPKTIEVKVA; from the coding sequence ATGGACTTGAGAATCATGGGCTTCGATTCTCCACTCTCAACCCTCCAACACATGCTCGACGGCGTCGATGACGCTGATAAGCCCGTCAGCGCTCCAACCCGCACCTACGTTCGCGACGCCAAGGCCATGGCTGCGACGCCGGCCGACGTCAAGGAGTACCCCAATTCCTATGTCTTCATCATCGACATGCCGGGGCTGAAGTCCGGCGACATCAAGGTGCAGGTGGAGGACGACAATGTGCTGGTGATCAGCGGAGAAAGGAAGCGGGAGGAGGAGAAGGAAGGCGCCAAGTACGTGAGAATGGAGAGGAGGGTGGggaagtttatgaggaagttTGTGTTGCCGGAAAATGCGAATACTGATAAGATCTCTGCGGTTTGTCAAGATGGTGTGTTGACCGTCACCGTTGAGAAGCTGCCACCGCCGGAGCCGAAGAAGCCCAAGACCATTGAGGTGAAGGTTGCTTGA
- the LOC100262906 gene encoding 17.3 kDa class II heat shock protein — protein sequence MDWRIMGLDSSMLSALHDMIDMYEEPKTQQPSRAYVRDHKAMNATQADVKEYPNSYVFLVDMPGLKPDQIKVQIEEPNMLVVFGERKHEKEKDEKEGVKFLRMERRLGKFLKTFMLPENANPEAISAVYQDGVLTVTVEKKPLPEPKKAKSIEVKVGG from the coding sequence aTGGATTGGAGGATAATGGGTTTGGATTCATCAATGCTGTCTGCCCTCCATGACATGATAGACATGTACGAGGAGCCGAAGACGCAGCAACCATCGAGAGCCTACGTGCGCGACCACAAAGCCATGAACGCGACGCAAGCAGACGTGAAAGAGTACCCAAACTCGTACGTCTTCCTGGTGGACATGCCGGGTCTGAAGCCGGACCAGATCAAGGTCCAGATCGAGGAACCCAACATGCTGGTGGTGTTTGGAGAGAGGAAGCATGAGAAGGAAAAGGACGAGAAAGAGGGCGTGAAGTTCCTGAGAATGGAGAGGCGACTTGGGAAGTTCCTCAAGACCTTTATGCTGCCGGAGAATGCAAATCCCGAAGCCATATCGGCTGTTTATCAGGACGGCGTGCTCACTGTGACTGTTGAGAAGAAGCCACTGCCAGAGCCGAAGAAAGCCAAGAGCATTGAGGTCAAAGTTGGTGGATAA
- the LOC100257856 gene encoding 18.8 kDa class II heat shock protein → MDLTNIGFDPSMLMALQDMLDMYEEPVPHATSRTYVRDGKAMAATQADVKEYPNAYVFLVDMPGLKAYKIKVHIEDENVLVVYGERKQDKDEKDKKEMVKYLKIERRFGKFLKRFVLAKNVDMDTISAIYQDGVLTVTVEKKYLPETKPCKRIEVRVGK, encoded by the coding sequence atggATTTGACTAACATAGGTTTTGATCCCTCAATGCTGATGGCTCTCCAGGACATGCTAGACATGTACGAGGAGCCGGTGCCGCACGCCACATCAAGAACCTACGTGAGAGATGGGAAGGCCATGGCGGCAACCCAAGCGGACGTCAAGGAGTACCCAAATGCATACGTGTTCTTGGTGGACATGCCGGGGCTCAAGGCCTATAAAATCAAGGTCCACATTGAGGACGAGAACGTGCTGGTGGTCTACGGAGAGAGGAAGCAGGACAAGGATGAAAAGGATAAGAAAGAAATGGTGAAGTACCTGAAGATCGAGAGGAGGTTTGGTAAGTTTCTAAAGAGGTTTGTGTTGGCTAAAAATGTAGACATGGATACCATATCCGCCATCTACCAGGATGGTGTGCTGACCGTTACTGTGGAGAAGAAGTATCTGCCGGAGACCAAGCCATGCAAGAGGATTGAGGTCCGAGTTGGCAAATAA
- the LOC100252434 gene encoding 17.1 kDa class II heat shock protein codes for MDLRTTEIESKMVAVRFDTAEMSEEPEKQRQPSRTHVRDGKSMNKTLADVKEYPHAYVFIVDMPGLTSDQIQIGIEGEKAMVVSGERKLDKEDRELVRVLRMERKRGKLMKKFELAKNANIDAITAAYQDGVLSVTVGKKPLLKPKKIRNIPVRVG; via the coding sequence ATGGATTTAAGGACAACGGAGATCGAATCGAAAATGGTCGCAGTCCGGTTTGACACGGCGGAGATGTCGGAAGAACCCGAGAAGCAGCGACAACCATCAAGAACCCACGTTCGCGACGGCAAATCCATGAACAAAACGCTGGCGGACGTGAAAGAGTACCCACACGCCTACGTCTTCATAGTGGACATGCCGGGGCTCACGTCGGATCAGATACAGATAGGGATTGAAGGAGAGAAGGCGATGGTGGTGAGCGGAGAGAGGAAGCTGGACAAGGAAGACAGGGAGCTTGTGAGGGTTCTGAGAATGGAGAGGAAGCGTGGGAAGTTGATGAAGAAGTTTGAGTTGGCGAAGAATGCTAATATTGATGCTATAACGGCGGCGTACCAGGATGGTGTGCTGAGTGTGACTGTTGGGAAGAAACCTTTGCTGAAGCCTAAGAAGATTAGGAATATTCCGGTTAGGGTTGGTTGA
- the LOC104879042 gene encoding ankyrin repeat-containing protein BDA1, with the protein MPEHQNLVVSIGDSSFLNMHKPEKQRSIEGGGTMRRLSLLDDEKEEERKREKTREKKLYEAAMGGSIASLLEFLHEDLSSASDTPLHIAALLGRSDLAKELLGRRPQLAKTLNSRGSSPLLVACAKGYVEIVKELLSFIPDVCFVLDSDGRSPLHHTAIKGRAKVLTELVRVKPEATRVLTGRGETGLHLCVKYNRLEALKVLVESMDREDGIMNWKDDDGNTVLHLAVAKKQIEVIKFLLSSTGIEVNAQNANGITALDALYQSPRDLRDRDIKESLQCAGASRKKNSPSIRSDSDIVEVFPTTQLSKMEKIVPKSLL; encoded by the exons ATGCCTGAACACCAAAACCTTGTCGTTTCGATTGGCGACAGCAGCTTCCTCAACATGCACAAACCGGAGAAACAGAGAAGCATAGAAGGGGGAGGGACAATGAGGCGGCTGAGTTTGTTGGATGATGAGAaggaagaagagagaaagagggagaaaaCAAGAGAGAAGAAGCTTTATGAAGCGGCCATGGGTGGCTCCATTGCTTCACTGCTTGAATTTCTCCATGAAGACCTTTCTTCTGCCTCTGATACGCCTCTCCACATTGCAGCTCTTCTGGGTCGCTCAGATCTCGCCAAAGAACTACTGGGTCGAAGGCCCCAGCTGGCTAAAACTCTGAATTCCCGTGGATCATCGCCTCTACTCGTTGCATGCGCAAAAGGGTACGTGGAAATAGTGAAGGAATTACTATCGTTCATCCCTGATGTGTGCTTTGTGTTGGATTCAGATGGGAGGAGCCCTCTCCATCATACTGCAATCAAGGGCAGAGCCAAGGTTCTGACAGAGTTGGTGCGAGTTAAACCGGAGGCGACTAGGGTGTTGACTGGCAGAGGAGAGACTGGGCTTCACTTGTGTGTGAAGTATAATCGTTTGGAGGCCCTGAAGGTTTTGGTAGAGTCCATGGATAGAGAAGACGGGATTATGAATTGGAAGGATGATGATGGCAACACTGTTCTGCATCTTGCAGTGGCAAAGAAGCAAATTGAG GTCATAAAATTTTTGCTCTCTAGCACTGGGATTGAAGTCAATGCCCAAAATGCAAATGGAATCACAGCACTGGATGCTCTATATCAAAGTCCAAGAGATTTAAGAGACAGAGACATCAAAGAGTCCCTTCAATGTGCCGGAGcctcaagaaagaaaaactcacCATCAATAAGATCTGATAGCGATATAGTTGAGGTGTTTCCAACCACACAGCTATCCAAGATGGAGAAGATAGTTCCAAAGAGCCTGTTGTGA
- the LOC109122437 gene encoding ankyrin repeat-containing protein NPR4 isoform X3 codes for MEEEIKEPISVNHALLGHADFAKEILLQKPELAAELDYRRSSPLHLAAAKGYIEIVKELLFVNPEMCLACDRDGRNPVHLAAMRGHVHVLKELVQAKPHATWAALPRGETILHLCVKHNQLEALKLLVETADAHEIMSAKDDNGFTILHLAVADKQLETINYLLSSTSIEVNAVNLNGCTASDILAQSRRDVQDMEISELLRHVGAAKAKNISFSAYEFGSSRTRGMSSDADDQNRVPCPIGKNCNEFNKKKDDWLDKQQSALMVVASLIATMAFQAGVSPPGDVWGDNSKYDPEGSPAPAPSSETPHTAGLSIMADNNPDAHTSFLVTNTISFLASLSIILLLISGLPINRRLFVWILMVIMWIAVTAMTLTYLVSITALTPNHELDHLSCMITVVAYAWTCLVALLLVDLILKMIKKLIKWRGRSSSMIINGTTTI; via the exons ATGGAGGAAGAAATCAAAGAACCCATTTCAGTTAATCATG CCCTGCTTGGACATGCGGACTTTGCGAAGGAGATTCTACTTCAAAAGCCTGAACTTGCTGCAGAGTTAGATTATAGACGATCTTCTCCGCTTCACTTGGCCGCAGCAAAAGGGTACATTGAAATAGTAAAAGAATTGTTATTTGTAAACCCTGAGATGTGCCTTGCTTGTGATCGAGATGGGAGAAATCCAGTTCATCTAGCAGCCATGCGGGGTCATGTGCATGTCTTGAAAGAGTTAGTCCAAGCCAAACCTCATGCAACTTGGGCCGCCTTGCCGCGGGGTGAGACCATATTACATCTGTGTGTGAAACACAATCAATTGGAAGCTCTGAAGTTGTTGGTGGAAACTGCAGATGCTCATGAGATCATGAGTGCTAAGGACGACAATGGCTTCACAATCCTGCACCTAGCAGTTGCAGATAAACAACTTGAG ACCATAAACTATCTACTTTCAAGTACATCCATTGAAGTAAATGCGGTGAACCTGAATGGATGCACAGCATCGGACATTCTGGCACAAAGTCGCAGAGATGTACAAGATATGGAAATCAGTGAGTTACTCCGACATGTTGGAGCTGCAAAGGCAAAGAACATATCTTTTTCTGCTTATGAATTTGGAAGCAGTAGGACAAGGGGCATGTCTTCAGATGCAGATGATCAAAACAGGGTGCCATGCCCTATAGGAAAGAACTGCAATGAGTTTAATAAGAAGAAAGATGACTGGTTGGACAAGCAGCAGTCTGCATTAATGGTTGTGGCATCACTGATTGCCACCATGGCCTTCCAAGCTGGTGTGAGCCCTCCTGGTGATGTATGGGGTGACAACTCAAAATATGATCCTGAAGGTAGCCCAGCACCGGCACCCAGTTCAGAGACTCCACACACTGCAGGGTTATCCATAATGGCTGATAATAACCCAGATGCACATACTTCTTTCCTTGTCACCAACACCATCAGTTTCCTTGCATCTCTCAGCATCATTCTATTGCTCATAAGCGGGTTGCCCATCAACCGTAGGCTTTTTGTGTGGATTTTGATGGTGATAATGTGGATTGCAGTCACAGCAATGACACTGACCTATCTGGTCTCCATAACAGCTCTCACACCCAACCATGAGCTGGATCACCTCTCTTGCATGATAACGGTTGTAGCATATGCTTGGACTTGCTTGGTGGCTCTTCTTCTTGTTGACCTCATTCTGAAGATGATAAAGAAGTTAATTAAATGGAGAGGACGCTCAAGCTCAATGATCATCAATGGCACCACTACTATTTGA
- the LOC109122437 gene encoding ankyrin repeat-containing protein NPR4 isoform X2 has product MEEEIKEPISVNHAALLGHADFAKEILLQKPELAAELDYRRSSPLHLAAAKGYIEIVKELLFVNPEMCLACDRDGRNPVHLAAMRGHVHVLKELVQAKPHATWAALPRGETILHLCVKHNQLEALKLLVETADAHEIMSAKDDNGFTILHLAVADKQLETINYLLSSTSIEVNAVNLNGCTASDILAQSRRDVQDMEISELLRHVGAAKAKNISFSAYEFGSSRTRGMSSDADDQNRVPCPIGKNCNEFNKKKDDWLDKQQSALMVVASLIATMAFQAGVSPPGDVWGDNSKYDPEGSPAPAPSSETPHTAGLSIMADNNPDAHTSFLVTNTISFLASLSIILLLISGLPINRRLFVWILMVIMWIAVTAMTLTYLVSITALTPNHELDHLSCMITVVAYAWTCLVALLLVDLILKMIKKLIKWRGRSSSMIINGTTTI; this is encoded by the exons ATGGAGGAAGAAATCAAAGAACCCATTTCAGTTAATCATG CAGCCCTGCTTGGACATGCGGACTTTGCGAAGGAGATTCTACTTCAAAAGCCTGAACTTGCTGCAGAGTTAGATTATAGACGATCTTCTCCGCTTCACTTGGCCGCAGCAAAAGGGTACATTGAAATAGTAAAAGAATTGTTATTTGTAAACCCTGAGATGTGCCTTGCTTGTGATCGAGATGGGAGAAATCCAGTTCATCTAGCAGCCATGCGGGGTCATGTGCATGTCTTGAAAGAGTTAGTCCAAGCCAAACCTCATGCAACTTGGGCCGCCTTGCCGCGGGGTGAGACCATATTACATCTGTGTGTGAAACACAATCAATTGGAAGCTCTGAAGTTGTTGGTGGAAACTGCAGATGCTCATGAGATCATGAGTGCTAAGGACGACAATGGCTTCACAATCCTGCACCTAGCAGTTGCAGATAAACAACTTGAG ACCATAAACTATCTACTTTCAAGTACATCCATTGAAGTAAATGCGGTGAACCTGAATGGATGCACAGCATCGGACATTCTGGCACAAAGTCGCAGAGATGTACAAGATATGGAAATCAGTGAGTTACTCCGACATGTTGGAGCTGCAAAGGCAAAGAACATATCTTTTTCTGCTTATGAATTTGGAAGCAGTAGGACAAGGGGCATGTCTTCAGATGCAGATGATCAAAACAGGGTGCCATGCCCTATAGGAAAGAACTGCAATGAGTTTAATAAGAAGAAAGATGACTGGTTGGACAAGCAGCAGTCTGCATTAATGGTTGTGGCATCACTGATTGCCACCATGGCCTTCCAAGCTGGTGTGAGCCCTCCTGGTGATGTATGGGGTGACAACTCAAAATATGATCCTGAAGGTAGCCCAGCACCGGCACCCAGTTCAGAGACTCCACACACTGCAGGGTTATCCATAATGGCTGATAATAACCCAGATGCACATACTTCTTTCCTTGTCACCAACACCATCAGTTTCCTTGCATCTCTCAGCATCATTCTATTGCTCATAAGCGGGTTGCCCATCAACCGTAGGCTTTTTGTGTGGATTTTGATGGTGATAATGTGGATTGCAGTCACAGCAATGACACTGACCTATCTGGTCTCCATAACAGCTCTCACACCCAACCATGAGCTGGATCACCTCTCTTGCATGATAACGGTTGTAGCATATGCTTGGACTTGCTTGGTGGCTCTTCTTCTTGTTGACCTCATTCTGAAGATGATAAAGAAGTTAATTAAATGGAGAGGACGCTCAAGCTCAATGATCATCAATGGCACCACTACTATTTGA
- the LOC109122437 gene encoding ankyrin repeat-containing protein BDA1 isoform X1, which produces MLHKVVVEGSVTSLHELLQKDPIITERERMEQMLYEAAAQGSVTSLYELLLKDPLIIDRVMLNYTETPLHIAALLGHADFAKEILLQKPELAAELDYRRSSPLHLAAAKGYIEIVKELLFVNPEMCLACDRDGRNPVHLAAMRGHVHVLKELVQAKPHATWAALPRGETILHLCVKHNQLEALKLLVETADAHEIMSAKDDNGFTILHLAVADKQLETINYLLSSTSIEVNAVNLNGCTASDILAQSRRDVQDMEISELLRHVGAAKAKNISFSAYEFGSSRTRGMSSDADDQNRVPCPIGKNCNEFNKKKDDWLDKQQSALMVVASLIATMAFQAGVSPPGDVWGDNSKYDPEGSPAPAPSSETPHTAGLSIMADNNPDAHTSFLVTNTISFLASLSIILLLISGLPINRRLFVWILMVIMWIAVTAMTLTYLVSITALTPNHELDHLSCMITVVAYAWTCLVALLLVDLILKMIKKLIKWRGRSSSMIINGTTTI; this is translated from the exons ATGCTTCACAAAGTAGTAGTTGAAGGAAGTGTAACTTCCTTGCATGAATTGCTTCAAAAAGATCCCATAattacagagagagagagaatggagCAAATGCTTTACGAAGCAGCAGCACAAGGAAGTGTAACTTCTTTGTATGAATTGCTTCTAAAAGATCCATTGATTATTGACAGAGTTATGCTGAATTATACTGAGACTCCTTTACATATAGCAGCCCTGCTTGGACATGCGGACTTTGCGAAGGAGATTCTACTTCAAAAGCCTGAACTTGCTGCAGAGTTAGATTATAGACGATCTTCTCCGCTTCACTTGGCCGCAGCAAAAGGGTACATTGAAATAGTAAAAGAATTGTTATTTGTAAACCCTGAGATGTGCCTTGCTTGTGATCGAGATGGGAGAAATCCAGTTCATCTAGCAGCCATGCGGGGTCATGTGCATGTCTTGAAAGAGTTAGTCCAAGCCAAACCTCATGCAACTTGGGCCGCCTTGCCGCGGGGTGAGACCATATTACATCTGTGTGTGAAACACAATCAATTGGAAGCTCTGAAGTTGTTGGTGGAAACTGCAGATGCTCATGAGATCATGAGTGCTAAGGACGACAATGGCTTCACAATCCTGCACCTAGCAGTTGCAGATAAACAACTTGAG ACCATAAACTATCTACTTTCAAGTACATCCATTGAAGTAAATGCGGTGAACCTGAATGGATGCACAGCATCGGACATTCTGGCACAAAGTCGCAGAGATGTACAAGATATGGAAATCAGTGAGTTACTCCGACATGTTGGAGCTGCAAAGGCAAAGAACATATCTTTTTCTGCTTATGAATTTGGAAGCAGTAGGACAAGGGGCATGTCTTCAGATGCAGATGATCAAAACAGGGTGCCATGCCCTATAGGAAAGAACTGCAATGAGTTTAATAAGAAGAAAGATGACTGGTTGGACAAGCAGCAGTCTGCATTAATGGTTGTGGCATCACTGATTGCCACCATGGCCTTCCAAGCTGGTGTGAGCCCTCCTGGTGATGTATGGGGTGACAACTCAAAATATGATCCTGAAGGTAGCCCAGCACCGGCACCCAGTTCAGAGACTCCACACACTGCAGGGTTATCCATAATGGCTGATAATAACCCAGATGCACATACTTCTTTCCTTGTCACCAACACCATCAGTTTCCTTGCATCTCTCAGCATCATTCTATTGCTCATAAGCGGGTTGCCCATCAACCGTAGGCTTTTTGTGTGGATTTTGATGGTGATAATGTGGATTGCAGTCACAGCAATGACACTGACCTATCTGGTCTCCATAACAGCTCTCACACCCAACCATGAGCTGGATCACCTCTCTTGCATGATAACGGTTGTAGCATATGCTTGGACTTGCTTGGTGGCTCTTCTTCTTGTTGACCTCATTCTGAAGATGATAAAGAAGTTAATTAAATGGAGAGGACGCTCAAGCTCAATGATCATCAATGGCACCACTACTATTTGA